In Apilactobacillus bombintestini, one genomic interval encodes:
- a CDS encoding cation:dicarboxylate symporter family transporter: MKKFKLTLGWQIFAGLILGIILGLIFYKNATAITAMQSIGTMFIRLIQMIVVPIVVSCLTVGIANIGDIHKLGRIGGKTILYFEIMTTIAIILGLVVGNVFHPGDFINVHSLHATDITQYMATAKSANHTGIWGTLIGLIPVNVFNSISNGDMMPIIVFSVFFGLGTAAIGEKGKVIVDFLQAVSQVMFKITGWIMKLSPIGVCALIGVTLAELGVSALAPLSYFVLLTYLTMAIFVMVVMGLAARLFGFKITTLLHVIRDEAVLAFSTASSEAALPRNIDKMTKFGVSSSIVSFVIPTGYTFNLDGSAIYQSLAALFLAQAYGVHLSIGQQLTLLVALMITSKGMAGVPGASFVVLLATVSTVGIPVSGLTFIAGIDRFIDMARTAVNVIGNSLATVIIGKSEKEFDHDKEAKYLKSLNIDK; encoded by the coding sequence ATGAAAAAATTTAAATTAACATTGGGTTGGCAGATTTTTGCCGGATTAATTCTAGGAATTATTTTAGGTTTAATCTTCTACAAAAATGCTACTGCCATTACTGCTATGCAAAGCATTGGAACCATGTTTATTCGCTTGATTCAAATGATCGTAGTGCCTATCGTAGTTTCTTGTTTAACGGTCGGAATCGCCAATATCGGGGACATACATAAGCTTGGACGTATTGGTGGTAAAACTATCCTATACTTTGAAATAATGACTACTATCGCCATTATTTTGGGTCTAGTAGTGGGTAACGTTTTCCATCCAGGTGATTTCATTAACGTTCATTCTTTACATGCTACTGATATTACTCAATACATGGCTACCGCTAAGTCAGCTAACCATACTGGAATCTGGGGAACACTAATTGGATTAATTCCGGTTAACGTCTTTAATTCCATTAGCAATGGCGATATGATGCCTATCATCGTCTTCTCCGTATTCTTTGGTTTAGGTACAGCTGCTATTGGTGAAAAGGGTAAAGTCATTGTCGACTTCCTACAAGCGGTATCTCAAGTTATGTTTAAGATTACCGGTTGGATTATGAAGTTATCTCCTATTGGAGTTTGTGCTTTAATCGGGGTAACCTTAGCTGAACTAGGGGTATCTGCCTTAGCACCTTTAAGTTATTTCGTATTATTAACTTACCTAACTATGGCAATCTTCGTAATGGTAGTGATGGGCTTAGCTGCTCGTTTATTCGGCTTTAAGATCACTACTTTATTACATGTTATTAGAGATGAAGCAGTACTAGCATTTTCTACTGCCAGTTCAGAAGCTGCTTTACCTAGAAATATTGATAAAATGACTAAGTTTGGGGTTAGTTCTTCCATCGTATCCTTTGTTATTCCTACTGGATACACATTTAACTTAGATGGATCTGCTATTTATCAATCCTTAGCTGCATTATTCTTAGCACAAGCATATGGAGTTCATTTATCCATTGGACAACAATTAACTCTATTAGTTGCATTAATGATTACTTCTAAGGGTATGGCAGGGGTCCCAGGAGCCTCATTTGTGGTCTTATTAGCCACTGTTTCTACTGTAGGTATTCCTGTGTCCGGATTGACTTTCATCGCCGGAATCGACCGTTTTATTGATATGGCAAGAACGGCAGTTAACGTTATTGGTAACTCACTTGCTACCGTTATTATTGGTAAATCAGAAAAAGAATTCGACCATGATAAAGAAGCTAAATATTTAAAATCATTAAACATAGATAAATAG
- a CDS encoding dihydrolipoyl dehydrogenase family protein yields MAEKYDYDVLYIGAGHGTFDGAMPLASQGYKVAVVEADKIGGTCPNWGCNAKIALDLPVQLKETQQQLKNIVKGNLSIDWTQNMLNKHKVIDGLPGAIEGGLKAFGIDVIHGYGKLTAAHEVQVDGKTYSADKIVVATGLRPHRVDVKGSEMAHDSKDFLNLDTLPMHIAIIGAGYIAMEFATIANAAGSQVTILMHGDRALRQFNDEYVDTVVKDLEDKGVRFIKNAKIEQIHDEQCKTTIETSDGPIFTDYILDASGRIPNVENIGLDEVGVKYDAHGIKVNDHLQTSVDNIYASGDVADTGQPKLTPTAIFESQYLTSQFTGASDKAIEFPAIPSVVFTSPRIAQVGVSVEEAKNSDEYTVEEHDMSHDWYRAITNEHIAKRAYVFDKQHHLVGATEVSPEADSVIDSILPAIALQLDKQQINKIVHLFPTIGSDAWQHL; encoded by the coding sequence ATGGCTGAAAAATATGATTATGACGTTTTATATATTGGTGCCGGACATGGTACTTTTGATGGTGCTATGCCATTGGCTTCCCAAGGATATAAAGTAGCCGTAGTAGAAGCCGATAAAATCGGTGGAACTTGTCCCAACTGGGGTTGTAACGCCAAGATTGCGTTAGATCTTCCTGTACAATTAAAAGAAACTCAACAGCAATTAAAAAACATCGTTAAAGGTAACTTAAGCATCGACTGGACCCAAAATATGTTAAACAAACATAAGGTAATTGACGGTCTACCCGGTGCTATCGAAGGTGGATTAAAAGCCTTTGGTATCGACGTGATTCATGGTTACGGTAAATTAACTGCTGCTCATGAAGTACAAGTAGATGGTAAGACTTACTCTGCTGACAAAATCGTAGTGGCTACTGGTTTACGTCCTCACCGTGTCGATGTAAAAGGTAGTGAAATGGCTCATGATTCTAAAGACTTCTTGAACCTAGATACTCTACCAATGCATATCGCTATTATCGGTGCTGGATACATTGCTATGGAATTTGCTACTATCGCTAATGCTGCTGGTTCACAAGTAACTATCTTAATGCATGGTGACCGTGCACTACGTCAATTCAACGATGAATATGTAGACACTGTAGTTAAAGACCTAGAGGACAAAGGGGTTCGTTTCATAAAGAACGCTAAGATTGAACAAATCCATGACGAACAATGCAAGACCACTATTGAAACTAGTGATGGTCCTATCTTTACTGATTACATCCTAGATGCTTCTGGTCGTATTCCAAATGTGGAAAACATTGGTTTAGACGAAGTGGGTGTTAAGTATGATGCTCATGGTATTAAAGTAAATGATCATCTACAAACTTCTGTAGATAACATTTATGCTTCTGGTGACGTGGCAGATACCGGTCAACCTAAGTTGACTCCTACTGCTATCTTTGAATCTCAATACTTAACTAGCCAATTCACTGGTGCTAGTGATAAAGCTATTGAATTCCCTGCTATTCCATCCGTAGTCTTTACTTCTCCTCGTATCGCCCAAGTAGGTGTTTCCGTAGAGGAAGCTAAGAACAGCGATGAATATACCGTTGAAGAACATGATATGAGTCATGATTGGTACCGTGCTATCACTAATGAACATATCGCAAAACGTGCTTACGTATTCGATAAACAACATCACTTAGTCGGTGCTACTGAAGTATCACCTGAAGCAGACAGCGTAATTGATTCCATTTTACCTGCCATTGCTTTGCAACTAGACAAGCAACAAATTAACAAGATTGTCCATCTCTTCCCTACTATCGGAAGCGATGCATGGCAACATCTATAA
- a CDS encoding thiolase family protein: MEKVVIAAAKRTPIGKLNGSLKNFSSVDLGTIVTKAAIKQANINPKDVNQVIFGNVIQAGARQNVARQIELRSGIPNCSTANTVNQVCGSGLKAIRNAQAAIAMGDADVVVAGGVESMSNAPFLNMNMRSGRKLGDVTLVDSLNSDALEDAFNHQPMGITAENVAAKFNISRHDQDAWAYKSHMRAANAFDNGYFDKEIVPIEVKTKKSSYIMKEDETIRRDTNMEVLGKLRPAFKEDGTVTAGNAASLNDGASALVLMSESAAKSLNVKPLAVIDGYAEAGCDPDYMGYAPYSATKTLFEKMNISIEDIDLVELNEAFAAQVLAVARDIHMDPEKLNISGGAIAMGHPLGDSGARIVGSLIYNLQRTHQKSGLATICIGGGMGMAIKISLL; the protein is encoded by the coding sequence ATGGAAAAAGTAGTTATTGCTGCTGCCAAAAGAACTCCTATTGGTAAACTGAATGGTTCATTAAAGAACTTCTCTTCAGTCGACTTAGGAACCATTGTTACTAAAGCAGCTATTAAACAAGCTAACATTAATCCTAAAGATGTAAACCAAGTTATCTTTGGTAATGTTATTCAAGCTGGAGCTAGACAAAACGTTGCTAGACAAATCGAATTACGATCAGGCATCCCCAACTGCTCCACCGCCAACACCGTTAACCAAGTTTGCGGTTCCGGACTAAAAGCTATCCGTAATGCTCAAGCAGCTATCGCTATGGGTGACGCGGACGTAGTAGTCGCCGGAGGAGTAGAAAGTATGTCTAACGCTCCTTTCCTTAACATGAATATGCGTAGCGGTAGAAAACTAGGTGACGTTACATTAGTAGATTCACTAAACAGTGACGCCCTAGAAGATGCTTTTAATCATCAACCTATGGGAATCACTGCAGAAAATGTAGCCGCTAAGTTTAACATCTCTAGACATGATCAAGACGCTTGGGCATATAAATCACATATGCGTGCCGCTAACGCTTTTGATAATGGATACTTTGATAAAGAAATCGTACCTATTGAAGTCAAAACCAAAAAGAGTTCCTACATTATGAAAGAAGACGAAACTATTCGTCGCGATACTAATATGGAAGTTTTAGGAAAATTACGTCCCGCCTTTAAGGAAGACGGTACCGTTACTGCCGGTAATGCAGCTAGTTTAAATGATGGTGCATCCGCTCTAGTATTAATGAGCGAATCTGCTGCTAAAAGTCTTAACGTAAAACCGCTAGCTGTCATTGATGGTTATGCCGAAGCAGGTTGCGATCCTGACTACATGGGTTATGCACCTTACAGTGCTACTAAGACTTTATTTGAAAAGATGAACATATCTATAGAAGATATTGACCTAGTAGAATTAAATGAAGCTTTCGCTGCGCAAGTACTAGCAGTAGCCAGAGACATTCATATGGATCCCGAAAAACTAAACATCTCCGGTGGTGCTATTGCTATGGGTCATCCCCTAGGTGATTCCGGTGCCCGTATCGTCGGTTCATTAATTTATAACTTACAACGCACCCACCAAAAGAGTGGCCTTGCTACCATTTGTATAGGTGGCGGAATGGGAATGGCTATAAAGATTAGTCTTTTATAA
- a CDS encoding AEC family transporter, with product MGVFINSIQSVLVVVLIMLLGYFLRKTGWFADTFSKNISKLIKNIALPASIFVAVLSRLTRGKLVSFGSYLIWGVISVVIGYIIAYALVKIMKVRPGRRGVFINAIVNANTIFIGLPLNIALFGDKSMTYFLVYYIINTVSTWAFGVFLISNDDPTKQDQPKEHHKINWKQVIPMPLVGFLVALVFLLLNIPVLKVPFLSQTLSYVGSLVTPLSLIYIGIVLADAGLKSISFDRDTVVALIGRFIFAPVVMIVILLAAGHAGVSLPGMFNQTMIVQSATPMLAVLPILAAESHGDVKYATNIVTTSTVLFIVVIPILMTIVQYI from the coding sequence ATGGGAGTATTTATTAACTCTATTCAAAGTGTGTTAGTAGTTGTTTTAATTATGCTACTAGGATACTTTTTAAGAAAAACTGGTTGGTTCGCTGACACATTCAGTAAGAACATTTCCAAGTTGATTAAAAACATTGCACTACCTGCTTCTATTTTCGTTGCCGTATTAAGTCGTTTGACTAGAGGCAAGTTAGTAAGTTTCGGTAGTTACCTAATCTGGGGTGTTATTTCAGTAGTAATTGGCTACATTATTGCCTACGCTCTAGTTAAGATTATGAAAGTTAGACCAGGTCGTCGTGGTGTATTTATTAACGCTATCGTTAACGCCAACACTATCTTCATTGGTTTACCATTAAACATTGCTTTATTTGGTGACAAATCAATGACTTACTTCTTGGTTTACTACATTATTAACACTGTTTCTACTTGGGCCTTTGGGGTATTCTTGATTAGTAACGATGATCCTACTAAACAAGATCAACCTAAAGAACACCACAAGATTAACTGGAAACAAGTTATTCCAATGCCTTTAGTTGGTTTCTTGGTTGCTTTAGTATTCTTATTACTAAACATTCCAGTATTGAAGGTACCATTCTTATCACAAACTCTAAGTTATGTAGGTAGCTTGGTAACTCCATTATCTCTAATTTACATTGGTATCGTATTGGCTGATGCTGGTTTGAAGAGCATTTCATTCGATCGCGATACTGTAGTAGCGTTAATCGGTCGTTTCATCTTTGCTCCGGTAGTTATGATTGTTATCTTATTAGCTGCTGGTCATGCAGGTGTATCACTACCAGGTATGTTTAACCAAACTATGATTGTTCAATCTGCTACTCCAATGTTGGCTGTATTACCAATTCTAGCAGCTGAATCACATGGTGACGTTAAATACGCTACTAACATCGTAACTACATCCACTGTATTATTCATTGTAGTTATCCCAATTCTAATGACTATCGTTCAATACATCTAA
- a CDS encoding (S)-acetoin forming diacetyl reductase, with translation MTQKVAFVTGASQGIGKSIAERLANDGFAVAVVNRTIEKGEAVAKEINDNGGKAIAVKADVSDRDQVFAAVEETVKQLGDLNVVINNAGVGPTTPVDTITPEQFNTVYNINVASVIWGTQAAKAKFEELGHGGKIINATSQAGVVGNPNLTLYSGTKFAIRGITQTTARDLASAGITVNAFAPGIVKTPMMMDIAHKVGQNAGKDDEWGMKQFSKDIALERLAEPEDIAAGVAFLAGKDSDYMTGQTLILDGGMQFH, from the coding sequence ATGACACAAAAAGTCGCATTTGTTACAGGTGCCAGCCAAGGTATTGGTAAATCTATCGCGGAAAGATTAGCTAACGATGGTTTCGCAGTTGCGGTGGTAAACCGTACTATTGAAAAGGGTGAAGCCGTAGCTAAGGAAATTAACGATAACGGTGGTAAGGCTATTGCCGTTAAAGCTGACGTTTCTGACCGTGATCAGGTATTTGCTGCAGTAGAAGAAACTGTAAAGCAATTGGGCGATTTAAACGTAGTAATTAATAACGCCGGTGTGGGTCCTACTACTCCTGTAGATACTATTACTCCAGAACAATTTAACACTGTATACAACATCAACGTTGCATCAGTTATCTGGGGAACTCAAGCTGCCAAGGCTAAGTTTGAAGAACTAGGTCATGGTGGAAAAATTATTAATGCTACTTCACAAGCTGGGGTAGTAGGTAATCCTAACCTAACTCTATACAGTGGTACTAAGTTCGCTATCCGTGGTATTACTCAAACTACTGCTCGTGATCTAGCTTCTGCAGGTATTACTGTTAATGCCTTTGCACCTGGTATCGTTAAGACACCTATGATGATGGACATTGCTCATAAAGTGGGTCAAAATGCTGGCAAAGACGATGAATGGGGAATGAAGCAATTCTCTAAAGACATTGCCTTAGAACGCTTGGCTGAACCTGAAGACATTGCTGCCGGAGTAGCATTCCTAGCAGGTAAAGACTCTGACTACATGACTGGTCAAACATTAATTCTAGATGGTGGTATGCAATTCCACTAA
- a CDS encoding DUF975 family protein: MFDRFNTKQSAKNLLHKEQRFFFILFIPFIVVLLLSSAMDPTNNEQFQALMTGKQVDANALVHSTVFNTNTVGQLIFSIVSGIFLMGAIFTTLDVVRNQDDLQRPLRKSISFIDNQRLFWGVIALFIVKTILNMLWYIVFIIPGFIKNYSYSQAVYIYRDAFLAGKPIGIFEAITESRKMMDGYKGSRFVMDLSFIGWLLLSGLTAGIAGIYVYPYYYITAMKFYEFVKQQYTAA; the protein is encoded by the coding sequence ATGTTTGATAGATTTAATACTAAACAAAGCGCCAAAAATCTACTACATAAGGAACAAAGATTCTTTTTCATTTTATTCATCCCATTCATCGTTGTTTTGCTTTTAAGTTCCGCTATGGATCCTACTAACAACGAGCAATTTCAAGCATTGATGACTGGTAAACAAGTAGATGCTAATGCTCTTGTGCATAGCACCGTGTTCAACACCAATACAGTGGGTCAATTAATTTTCTCCATTGTTTCTGGAATTTTCTTAATGGGAGCCATCTTCACTACTTTAGATGTAGTTCGTAACCAAGATGACTTACAAAGACCCCTACGTAAATCCATATCATTTATTGATAACCAACGTTTATTCTGGGGCGTAATTGCTTTATTTATCGTTAAGACCATTCTTAACATGTTATGGTACATTGTTTTCATTATTCCAGGATTTATTAAGAATTATTCATACTCACAAGCGGTTTATATTTACCGTGACGCTTTCTTAGCTGGCAAACCTATTGGTATTTTCGAAGCCATCACCGAAAGTCGTAAAATGATGGACGGCTACAAAGGTAGTCGTTTCGTTATGGACTTAAGTTTTATCGGTTGGTTATTATTATCCGGACTTACTGCCGGAATCGCAGGAATTTACGTTTACCCTTACTACTACATTACTGCAATGAAGTTCTATGAATTCGTAAAGCAACAATACACTGCGGCATAA
- a CDS encoding MDR family MFS transporter, producing MENIKKRNLMMAVILFGAFMALLAETLFNNALTNIMHSFSINQSTVQWLSTGYLLVVGLMIPISSWVFNNFKTKYNYLFMITLFLLGSVIGWMAPSFGILLVGRLIQAIAAGLLMPFIQNVILLLFPPEKRGLALGITGLVIALGPTVGPTLSGIILQYFGWRDLFALLSIISAIVLVVGIFFTENINEIKKSKLDFVSLLFSIVGFGGLLYAFSEIGNTGHLDVLISVIGLIGIAAIAGFVYCQNHLDQPMINMSIFKSHNFNLTTLLSTLSNIAMVGIELIMPLYLQNSRMVSALVAGLVMMPGAILMGICNPISGGLYDKLGVRKVSILGFAFILVGSIPMVFFNASSNLAVIIISYALRMVGVALVMMNTFTDGINSLDSRYETDGNAASSTIRQVGGSLGTAVSMTVITIFVNLASAHATTAGAQIAGYQAGFWLMLGIAVIGFVLSFRLPKKA from the coding sequence GTGGAAAACATTAAAAAACGTAATTTAATGATGGCTGTTATTTTGTTTGGGGCTTTCATGGCGCTTTTAGCAGAAACCTTGTTTAATAATGCATTAACTAATATTATGCATTCATTTAGTATTAACCAATCCACTGTACAATGGTTATCTACTGGATATCTATTGGTAGTAGGGTTAATGATTCCTATTTCTTCATGGGTATTTAATAATTTTAAAACTAAGTACAATTACTTATTTATGATTACATTATTCTTACTAGGATCTGTTATCGGTTGGATGGCACCTAGTTTTGGTATTTTATTAGTAGGTCGTTTAATTCAAGCGATAGCTGCTGGATTATTAATGCCATTTATCCAAAATGTGATTTTATTGTTATTCCCACCTGAAAAACGTGGATTAGCACTAGGAATTACCGGTTTAGTAATTGCCTTAGGACCTACTGTGGGACCTACTTTATCCGGAATTATTCTTCAATACTTTGGTTGGCGTGATTTATTCGCCTTATTAAGTATTATTTCTGCCATAGTTTTAGTGGTAGGCATTTTCTTTACAGAAAACATCAATGAAATTAAGAAATCTAAGTTAGATTTTGTATCTCTATTATTCTCCATAGTCGGTTTTGGTGGTTTGCTATATGCATTTTCTGAAATTGGAAATACTGGACATTTAGATGTATTAATTTCTGTTATTGGCTTAATTGGTATTGCAGCTATTGCTGGATTTGTATACTGTCAAAACCACTTAGATCAACCTATGATTAATATGAGTATTTTCAAAAGCCATAACTTTAACTTAACTACTTTATTGAGTACTTTAAGTAATATCGCTATGGTCGGAATTGAATTAATTATGCCATTATACTTACAAAATTCACGTATGGTTTCAGCATTAGTAGCAGGTTTAGTTATGATGCCTGGAGCTATCTTAATGGGAATCTGCAATCCTATCTCAGGTGGCTTATATGACAAGTTAGGAGTAAGAAAAGTATCTATTTTAGGATTTGCCTTTATTCTAGTGGGTTCTATTCCAATGGTATTTTTCAACGCTTCATCCAACTTAGCCGTAATTATTATTAGTTATGCCCTAAGAATGGTAGGGGTAGCACTAGTTATGATGAATACCTTTACCGATGGAATTAATTCGCTAGATTCTCGTTATGAAACTGATGGAAACGCGGCTTCATCTACTATTAGACAGGTGGGTGGTTCATTAGGAACTGCCGTATCCATGACAGTAATTACTATCTTTGTAAACTTAGCTAGTGCACATGCTACTACAGCTGGCGCACAAATTGCTGGGTACCAAGCTGGTTTCTGGTTAATGCTAGGTATTGCAGTGATAGGATTCGTATTATCATTTAGATTACCTAAAAAAGCTTAA
- a CDS encoding GNAT family N-acetyltransferase codes for MPATYLKKSTEEDLPEILNIIHSAIGYLAEQGIDQWQHGYPADEDLKQDIKDGINYVLITDGKIAGTATIHQGIDPNYLNIEDGDWINGSEAHYAAIHRVAISNQFRGQHLSEKLVSSLITVSRVLGFKDIRIDTHPENKGMQHVITTNGFEKRGIIHMRENGHPWTARYAYQLLTK; via the coding sequence ATGCCTGCAACATACTTAAAGAAGTCTACTGAAGAAGACTTACCAGAAATTTTAAACATCATTCATTCAGCTATCGGTTACCTTGCCGAACAAGGAATCGACCAATGGCAACATGGTTACCCTGCTGATGAAGATTTAAAACAAGATATTAAAGATGGAATTAATTATGTTTTAATCACCGACGGAAAAATTGCTGGAACTGCTACTATTCACCAAGGAATTGATCCTAACTATCTAAACATTGAAGATGGTGATTGGATTAACGGTTCAGAAGCACACTATGCTGCTATTCACCGTGTGGCTATTTCTAACCAATTCCGTGGCCAACACCTTTCTGAAAAATTAGTAAGCAGTCTTATCACTGTATCCCGTGTATTAGGATTTAAAGATATCAGAATTGATACTCATCCTGAAAACAAAGGTATGCAACACGTTATCACTACTAACGGTTTTGAAAAGCGTGGAATCATTCATATGCGTGAAAATGGTCACCCATGGACTGCAAGATATGCATACCAACTATTAACTAAATAA
- a CDS encoding MarR family winged helix-turn-helix transcriptional regulator: MLFGDDNLGIKINIISRLLGARFDKKVKKIFPDLANTQFAVMSYLFDHKDEVVTQNQLAAAMRCSHPTIRNVIKRMITKKLVQIAPSSSDKRKVEVYLTDYGMSLFAEKEDDVENMLSGNQDFLTKGLSDAEVQSLNRMLGIVVNNLKGESDRGKH, translated from the coding sequence ATGCTATTTGGTGATGATAATTTAGGCATTAAAATCAATATTATTAGTCGATTGTTAGGTGCACGCTTTGATAAAAAGGTAAAGAAAATTTTTCCTGATTTAGCGAATACACAATTTGCGGTAATGAGTTATCTTTTTGATCATAAAGATGAGGTAGTTACGCAAAATCAATTAGCTGCGGCTATGAGATGTAGTCATCCTACTATCAGAAATGTGATTAAACGCATGATTACAAAAAAATTAGTACAAATTGCTCCATCTAGCAGTGATAAACGTAAAGTAGAAGTTTATTTAACCGATTATGGCATGTCACTATTTGCCGAAAAAGAAGATGATGTAGAAAATATGTTATCTGGTAACCAAGATTTTTTAACTAAGGGATTATCAGATGCAGAAGTGCAGTCTTTAAATCGTATGTTAGGTATAGTAGTTAATAATTTGAAAGGAGAATCTGACCGTGGAAAACATTAA
- a CDS encoding L,D-transpeptidase produces the protein MKFRKIMGVAVAMLVVAVGLSACGNNSSKTTNNTAKTAKSAVQPSKNAWKHSSEKKPYPKMDLKLHHWIYVSIKDQRVYIKDAKNRTLYTMLCSTGNHNGTPRGTFHVQAERGSHFYNANSKEGANYWTSWKDHGIYLFHSVPVNEKGQYLKKDAHQLGGTANSHGCIRLSIPDAKWINENVPMGTKVVIK, from the coding sequence ATGAAATTTAGAAAAATTATGGGCGTAGCTGTGGCTATGCTAGTAGTTGCGGTAGGTTTATCCGCTTGTGGTAATAATAGTAGTAAAACCACTAACAACACTGCAAAAACTGCCAAGTCAGCAGTACAACCATCCAAAAATGCCTGGAAACATTCTTCCGAAAAGAAACCTTATCCTAAGATGGATTTAAAACTACATCACTGGATTTACGTTTCCATTAAAGATCAACGTGTATATATCAAAGATGCTAAAAACCGCACCTTATACACTATGCTATGTTCCACTGGTAATCATAATGGTACTCCTCGTGGTACTTTCCATGTACAAGCTGAACGTGGTAGCCATTTCTACAATGCTAATTCCAAAGAAGGGGCCAACTACTGGACTTCTTGGAAAGACCATGGAATTTATCTATTCCACAGTGTGCCTGTAAATGAAAAGGGACAATACTTAAAGAAAGATGCCCATCAATTAGGTGGCACTGCCAACTCACATGGTTGCATTCGTTTATCTATTCCAGATGCTAAATGGATTAATGAAAATGTACCTATGGGAACTAAAGTAGTAATTAAATAG
- a CDS encoding dihydrolipoyl dehydrogenase family protein has product MKNPKFDYDVIYIGSGHAAFDGAKTLCKLGFKIAFVEANAVGGTCPNWGCNAKITLDGPVTLAKTQRRMKGIVEGDTKLNWTENVKHKHAGIDPIKVDREATMKDLGMDVLHGFAKFTDAHTLEINGEHVTSDKIVIATGLTPHRVDVEGSELSHDSKDFLDLEVMPKRMAIVGTGYIAMEFATMANEAGADVTMFMHGDKALRPFHQPYVQLLMKEMEDEGITFIKNSDLRSFSKNGDVYTVTYAGGKTMDVDYILDASGRVPMVHNMGLEDVGVKYDDKKGVLVNDYLQTSVDNIYASGDVAATGQPNLTPTATFESQYLKHLFAGETNQPIDFPAIPSVVFTSPRISQMGVSIEEAEKSDEYTVEKHDMVNAWFRQINKETIAQNAYIFDKQHRLVGFTEISDQADNAVDMIVPAVNMHMTPMEIERNVHLFPSIGHDTWKNL; this is encoded by the coding sequence ATGAAAAACCCAAAATTTGATTATGACGTAATTTACATTGGTTCTGGTCATGCCGCATTCGACGGTGCCAAAACTTTATGCAAACTTGGATTTAAAATTGCGTTCGTAGAAGCTAACGCTGTCGGTGGTACTTGCCCTAACTGGGGTTGTAACGCCAAGATTACTTTAGACGGACCCGTTACTTTGGCAAAGACTCAAAGACGTATGAAGGGTATCGTTGAAGGTGATACTAAACTAAACTGGACTGAAAACGTAAAACACAAGCATGCAGGAATCGACCCTATTAAAGTCGATCGTGAAGCTACTATGAAAGACTTAGGCATGGATGTACTTCATGGCTTTGCTAAATTCACTGATGCTCACACACTAGAAATTAATGGTGAACATGTAACTTCTGATAAAATCGTTATCGCTACTGGTTTAACTCCACATCGTGTCGATGTAGAAGGTAGTGAATTATCACATGATTCCAAAGATTTCTTAGACCTAGAAGTTATGCCTAAACGTATGGCTATCGTAGGTACTGGATACATCGCTATGGAATTTGCTACTATGGCTAACGAAGCTGGTGCTGACGTTACTATGTTCATGCACGGTGACAAAGCCCTACGTCCATTCCATCAACCATACGTACAATTATTAATGAAAGAAATGGAAGATGAAGGCATTACCTTTATCAAGAACTCTGATCTACGTTCCTTCAGCAAGAACGGTGACGTATACACCGTAACTTACGCTGGCGGTAAGACTATGGACGTGGACTACATTCTAGATGCTTCCGGTCGTGTGCCAATGGTTCACAACATGGGTCTAGAAGATGTCGGTGTTAAATACGACGACAAGAAAGGTGTTTTAGTTAACGATTACCTACAAACTTCTGTAGATAACATTTACGCTTCTGGTGACGTAGCAGCCACTGGTCAACCTAACTTAACTCCAACTGCTACTTTCGAATCACAATACCTAAAGCACTTATTCGCTGGTGAAACCAATCAACCAATCGACTTCCCTGCAATTCCATCCGTGGTATTTACTTCACCACGTATTAGTCAAATGGGGGTTTCTATTGAAGAAGCCGAAAAGAGTGACGAATACACTGTTGAAAAACACGACATGGTAAATGCTTGGTTCAGACAAATCAACAAAGAAACTATTGCACAAAATGCTTACATCTTCGATAAGCAACACCGCTTAGTTGGATTTACTGAAATTTCCGATCAAGCTGATAATGCCGTAGATATGATTGTCCCTGCTGTTAACATGCATATGACACCTATGGAAATTGAACGTAACGTTCACTTATTCCCATCCATTGGTCATGACACTTGGAAAAACCTATAA